A window of the Oncorhynchus masou masou isolate Uvic2021 chromosome 13, UVic_Omas_1.1, whole genome shotgun sequence genome harbors these coding sequences:
- the LOC135551896 gene encoding geminin-like isoform X2, whose protein sequence is MSKLALFNVYITERLTAVAVEIAGVVERTITEYQEEISRSKEENERLRRLLDFKLHRTGIVKMSIRKMKPGNKASANIKSFFGGSIQDMGPTRKTLQVLQQAAVNKNLGRGMLTGKVVPKRKQWNAEQGKGSKRMKAEVAVKSINTENDELPDGLTKEAYELMVKETPPSSYWKEVAEERRKALYSVLQENEKLHKDIDAKDEQIAQLKTENDELQELAQHIHHMADMIERLTGKSPESLDDLREITLGTEDELKALDESDDQCTSSDFTPRADVLDDVTEQQEDEPSEDD, encoded by the exons ATGTCTAAACTGGCATTGTTCAATGTGTATATAACTGAACGGCTAACAGCGGTGGCTGTGGAGATAGCCGGGGTGGTAGAGAGAACAATAACAGAATACCAGGAAGAAATATCTCGTTCAAAGGAGGAGAACGAACGTCTTCGACGGCTGCTGGATTTCAAATTACACAGAACAG GTATTGTCAAAATGTCCATTAGGAAAATGAAACCTGGGAATAAAGCCTCTGCGAACATAAAG AGCTTTTTTGGTGGGTCCATTCAAGACATGGGACCTACAAGGAAAACTCTGCAAGTCCTCCAGCAAGCTGCAGTCAATAAGAACCTTGGCAGAGGAATGCTG ACAGGAAAGGTGGTTCCCAAAAGAAAACAGTGGAACGCGGAACAAGGGAAGGGCTCAAAGAGGATGAAGGCTGAAGTtgctgtcaaatctataaacacAGAAAATGATGAACTACCTGATGGCCTTACCAAGGAGGCCTATGAACTAATGGTCAAAG AAACCCCTCCCTCTTCTTACTGGAAGGAGGTAGCTGAGGAGAGACGAAAAGCGCTCTACAGCGTTCTCCAGGAGAATGAGAAA TTGCACAAAGACATTGATGCCAAGGATGAGCAGATAGCCCAGCTGAAGACTGAGAATGATGAGCTTCAGGAGCTGGCCCAGCACATACATCACATGGCTGACATGATAGAG AGGTTGACTGGAAAGAGTCCAGAAAGTCTGGATGACTTGAGAGAGATCACCCTTGGTACCGAAGATGAGTTGAAAGCGCTAGATGAATCTGATGACCAATGTACCAGCAGTGATTTCACACCCAGGGCTGATGTCTTGGATGATGTCACAGAACAACAGGAAGATGAACCCTCAGAGGATGATTGA
- the LOC135551896 gene encoding zinc finger protein OZF-like isoform X1, which yields MSKLALFNVYITERLTAVAVEIAGVVERTITEYQEEISRSKEENERLRRLLDFKLHRTDPQQLTLPVSEKEVPPERQHGEQKWGPNLGQKDPESTQIKDEQEEIGTNQEEELERLESDTNDSIFTVCEEKESNPPYPPYQMDFSSHTFESKADDVLCILIPKEIKTEPDGEDYTVSEATSASQSLSEGYLGCSAAQSENSGSDNEVESGGQPSGSKPLESSRKWAKKELSFHTVAGGRATTNASPYCCKLCGSTFVYIGPLVNHVKNVHTKHTKMCGVCEEVFESMASLTDHLQTHIKATRTCNVCGKCFPSDANLRTHMVSHTGEKQYQCKECGKCFKTKGYMKLHMRLHTGEKPFQCKECGESFTCNGYLKAHMKFHTGEKSYRCKDCGQDFDQKTQLEMHMWTHRGEKPHGCKQCPKSFKRKEELTRHTAVHTGERPFKCTVCGHCFATPGNLTQHLTTHSGEKPYLCKFCGRCFRNNPLLKSHLRNRHKFHESA from the exons ATGTCTAAACTGGCATTGTTCAATGTGTATATAACTGAACGGCTAACAGCGGTGGCTGTGGAGATAGCCGGGGTGGTAGAGAGAACAATAACAGAATACCAGGAAGAAATATCTCGTTCAAAGGAGGAGAACGAACGTCTTCGACGGCTGCTGGATTTCAAATTACACAGAACAG ACCCCCAGCAGCTCACGCTCCCAGTCTCTGAAAAGGAGGTTCCCCCTGAGCGGCAGCATGGTGAGCAGAAGTGGGGCCCCAATCTGGGGCAGAAGGACCCAGAGTCCACACAGATTAAAGATGAACAAGAGGAAATCGGGACAAATCAGGAGGAAGAGCTTGAAAGGCTAGAATCTGATACCAACGACTCCATATTCACTGTctgtgaggagaaagagagtaacCCACCTTATCCGCCCTATCAAATGGATTTCTCAAGCCACACTTTCGAGAGCAAAGCGGATGATGTGTTATGCATCCTCATTCCTAAAGAGATCAAAACTGAGCCTGATGGAGAGGACTACACAGTATCAGAAGCAACCAGTGCCTCTCAGTCCCTATCAGAAGGATATCTAGGCTGTTCTGCAGCTCAGAGTGAAAACAGCGGAAGTGACAACGAGGTGGAGAGTGGGGGACAACCGTCAGGGTCAAAGCCACTGGAATCATCCAGAAAATGGGCAAAGAAAGAACTAAGCTTCCATACCGTTGCTGGGGGCAGGGCGACCACAAATGCTTCTCCTTATTGTTGCAAGTTGTGTGGAAGTACATTTGTGTACATTGGTCCTTTAGTTAACCATGTGAAAAATGTACACACAAAGCATACGaaaatgtgtggtgtgtgtgaagaAGTCTTTGAGTCCATGGCAAGTCTGACAGATCACCTGCAAACCCACATAAAAGCAACACGTACTTGTAATGTTTGTGGCAAATGCTTCCCTAGTGATGCTAATCTGAGAACACACATGGTgtctcacacaggagagaaacagtaTCAATGCAAAGAATGTGGGAAATGCTTCAAAACTAAGGGATATATGAAATTGCATATGAGACTGCACACTGGGGAGAAACCATTTCAATGCAAAGAATGTGGAGAAAGTTTCACTTGTAATGGATACTTGAAAGCACATATGAAgttccacacaggggagaaatcatATCGGTGTAAGGACTGTGGGCAAGACTTTGACCAGAAGACACAACTGGAAATGCATATGTGGACTCACAGAGGTGAGAAACCACATGGTTGCAAGCAGTGTCCCAAAAGCTTCAAGCGCAAGGAAGAACTGACCAGACACACAGcggttcacacaggagagagaccttTCAAGTGCACTGTTTGTGGACATTGCTTTGCCACCCCAGGCAACCTGACACAACACCTGACCACTCACTCCGGAGAGAAACCGTATCTGTGCAAATTCTGTGGCAGATGCTTTAGAAATAATCCGCTACTTAAAAGTCACCTGAGGAACCGTCACAAATTTCATGAAAGTGCCTGA
- the LOC135551896 gene encoding geminin-like isoform X3 produces MSIRKMKPGNKASANIKSFFGGSIQDMGPTRKTLQVLQQAAVNKNLGRGMLTGKVVPKRKQWNAEQGKGSKRMKAEVAVKSINTENDELPDGLTKEAYELMVKETPPSSYWKEVAEERRKALYSVLQENEKLHKDIDAKDEQIAQLKTENDELQELAQHIHHMADMIERLTGKSPESLDDLREITLGTEDELKALDESDDQCTSSDFTPRADVLDDVTEQQEDEPSEDD; encoded by the exons ATGTCCATTAGGAAAATGAAACCTGGGAATAAAGCCTCTGCGAACATAAAG AGCTTTTTTGGTGGGTCCATTCAAGACATGGGACCTACAAGGAAAACTCTGCAAGTCCTCCAGCAAGCTGCAGTCAATAAGAACCTTGGCAGAGGAATGCTG ACAGGAAAGGTGGTTCCCAAAAGAAAACAGTGGAACGCGGAACAAGGGAAGGGCTCAAAGAGGATGAAGGCTGAAGTtgctgtcaaatctataaacacAGAAAATGATGAACTACCTGATGGCCTTACCAAGGAGGCCTATGAACTAATGGTCAAAG AAACCCCTCCCTCTTCTTACTGGAAGGAGGTAGCTGAGGAGAGACGAAAAGCGCTCTACAGCGTTCTCCAGGAGAATGAGAAA TTGCACAAAGACATTGATGCCAAGGATGAGCAGATAGCCCAGCTGAAGACTGAGAATGATGAGCTTCAGGAGCTGGCCCAGCACATACATCACATGGCTGACATGATAGAG AGGTTGACTGGAAAGAGTCCAGAAAGTCTGGATGACTTGAGAGAGATCACCCTTGGTACCGAAGATGAGTTGAAAGCGCTAGATGAATCTGATGACCAATGTACCAGCAGTGATTTCACACCCAGGGCTGATGTCTTGGATGATGTCACAGAACAACAGGAAGATGAACCCTCAGAGGATGATTGA